The stretch of DNA cagcagaaaatctgaaaactattaactcaaaaagaaaataaaaggctcTCATAAAATggcattcattcattgaacaagtATTTATGGGGCATCTAAGTGTTCCAGCACTGGGAAAATTGGTCTTCCTGCACTCCTCTTGCTTTTCTACTATCTGTCTtgacacagcagccagagtggcCTTTTTAAAACACCAAGTGTAAAAAACTCCTACAGCCTCCCAGCAGTCATGAAGTACAGGGCCAAGACAGCCCCACATAATCTGGCCTCTGCCTCTGCCACTGAATTAATCTCACCCAACCTTCCCTTTCACCCACCAGGTTTCATCTATTCCTAACGTCCTTCTGTACTTCAAAAAGTTCCCCACCCTAGGTTCTTTGCACATGCTATTTTCTTGGTTGGGAATGCTCTTCACTGTAAATCTGTGTGTAGCCGGCTCCTTCTCATGCAGATCTCAGTTTGAAAATCATGTTTCTTGACCACTCAATCTAATGTGGTCACTTCCTATTACGTcatcttatttcatttctgtgCATCATTAATCATTAGCTGATATGCATGATTTTTGGTTTCTATATTATCTGCCCATCCTCCCTTTTCAGAATATGTAggcaaggaaagctatgaaaacaGTTACCTATTTTTGTCTCATTCATGATTATATCCCCAGTGTCTAAAAAAAAGCCTGGCACAAAGATGACAACCAATACATACTCAGAGAAGAATTACTACAATAAGACACAGTCTCTCTACCCTCCAGGAGCTTACAGTCAGGCATATCTCTCCTGATGTCTCCCAGATATGAGTCTTCAGCTCACCAAGCAAATGTATTTTGCCTTTGGTGAGTCAGAAAACTCATACCCTAATTGTCCAATGCCCCAGGCTCAGCATCCTTGCATCAATGAAGACCTGCCATTAGGAGCAGGAATCACAACATTCACTCTTTGCTCCCAACTGAGCCATTTGTATCAACATCCCAAACATGTACACTCACCATGGCAACCACTGGCCCTGAGTGCATGTATTTCACCAGGCCAGCAAAGAATGGACGGTCCTTCAGGTCAATATAGTGCTCCTTGAGAAGGTCTTCAGAAGCCTAGCCCATGAGATAGAGAAAGAAATTTCATCCCCAAACTATTTAAGAACCAGCAATTTAGTTATTTTCCACTCACCCATCTGGCCATTTAAAACGTGAGCTCTCAGCTCACTTGTTCTATTACAATCTAATTCCCTCAACTTACCaaaaggaaggagagacaggGACTCTAAGTGCTTCAGCTTTGTACCAGCTTTCCCCTATTGCCCTTGACTGATCAGTATAAAATTACAGAACATTAGAACTGAATCCAGCCATGGCATTTTAGACAGCAAAACTAACAATACAATGAATTTCCATTCCCAAACAATCCTCAACTAAAATCTTAGAGGGAGGTGGTCTCAGCATTGGATGAAAAGCAAATTGAACCAGGCCATTTCtcatcatatttaaaaaataccaaaggCCCAGTGCAGTGACCATGCAATTTCCACAGGTATTGCAAACCACCCAAAAGCGCATGCCATCTAACAATAAGTCATTTTACTAAAGAATAAATCTTTCACGTTGCAAGGCTGGTATCTGGGAACAAATCAGACTAGTTATAGAGAGCAAACCATCTGCTTAGCAATGCCAACTCGACTCACCTGTGTTTCCTCTTTGCTACCACTTACATGCTCCTCAAGGGTCTAATGAGATCCCTTAGTTTTCCCAGTTCTGTAGTACTGCTTCGTACAGAATGCTGCACACTTCAGCGATACACAAATGTGGGGATTTGCTGCCAAAAAGCACATCCTGAACATGCTATCGTTCAGCCCCGTTCGTCGTCTCTTGCCAAAGTGAAATTGCACAGCCACATCATCTCCCCGTTAGTATTCATCCTGACCCATCCCTTCAATCCATATGGGAGACTTGCAGTGATTGTCTCCTGATGACCTTCCCTTACCAACATTCTTTTAATTCTATTCATTGGTGctggctttttttgtgtgtggtgggcggggaggggtggcgggggtggggggggcggggggcaggtgggagggaacTCAAGTTTTCCTTCACATCAGATTTAAATAACCCTGTAGGCTCATGGCAGTTTTCCCCCTTCCCATTCTTCACCAAGTCCAAGCCCTTGATAGGAAACAGTGTAAAGGACAAAATGCATGCGCTTACGGGTCAGAGAGCCCTGAGTTAAAATCCTAGCTACATCACCGGCTGGGTAATCACACATTACTTaaactctccaagcctcagttagCTTTCTTATCGTTAACAACCACGGGAATAGAAATAAATACTTCTCTGGGCTGTCATGAGAGCTTGTGAGAAAACACAAGTGCCCAACACATGGTAAATATCTGATCAATACTACTTTGATTTCACTTTACCTTCAAAACCTAATTCAACATACAAACTCTCTGGAAAGCACTGCTAGTCCAATACCTGGTTCTAACCATTCTATCATGCTATCCCCTCAGCATTAACATCAGTCTGCTCCCTTTTATATTAACACACTCTTTCTAAAACATCACATAGGAACTATAGTGCAAatcaaactaaatttaaaatgcaCCAGACGGgcaattccctggcagcccagtggctaGAATTCAATGCTTTTACTGCCAGGGCTGAGGTTCGTtccctggtcacggaactaagatcccacaggccatgcagCACAGCTAAAAAATGAAATGCACTGGAAAAGTCCGAAGTTGACTCTTTTTCTCTGATTCATTCACTAAAGTTGACTcttaatagggaaaaaaaagatgattccCTAATGTATTTGCTTTGAGAATTTAAGTTCTTATTTCCCAGGTCTGTTTGAAGAAGGGTTCTTGGCCAATCAGTTCTTTGGAGTTTTTGAAATATTGCTTTGCAGGTATCTTGCAAGGGTGTCTGCTCTCTGTTGTTTCAGGTGGGCCCCCCCAAGGGCACAGCCACAACTTTCCCCTATATGCCCGGATAGCACCTAATACATGCTAGACGCTAGGCAGGTGGTAAACAATGATAAAAAGACTTCCTTGCTGAAAAACAATTTGCCTCaaatggtggggggtgggggcaaaggTGAGGGTTGGGGAGTCTCTAAAATGATCTGCTCAGGAAGCTCAAGATCAGCACCTCAAACAGGCCCAGGGCTTTGAGTCAGAAATCACTGTGCTACAGTAATATGTGGAACTCTGCACTGCCAAGAGAAAAGGGAGGCTACTTCTGAAAGTCCTGAATAACTCGCGTGGTTCCAGGACTCAGTGGAGAGGCCACCGTTTCAGGACATTTATTCACCCTAAATGGAGAAGTCCAAAATGATGTGAAGGGAGACAGAGGCTGACCGACGGTGTTCCCCTATTTCTATGAAGTAATAGAAACAGCAAGAATGAAGTCCACTTACCCGCATGAATTTCATGGCAACAAGACGGAATCCCTTTTGCTCAAAACGCTTGATTATTTCTCCCATGAGGCCTCGCTGGACTCCATCGGGCTTGATGGCAATGAAGGTGCGCTCGCTGTTGGCCATGGTCCTGGGGATAGGCAGGTGGAGGGATGAAGCAACCAACACTGAATATCCTGCCTACATCATTATCCTTCTCAAGCAGATTATCCCATAAAGCTGCTTTAAATCTGTGACATCAATTCTAGGACTCTCTAATTCCACCTCAGTCCCCCATCTATGAATTAATATCCCAGAGTGGGGAAGGGTCAAAAAGCCGGGGTTATgtgctattttatttaataagctTCTGTTAAGTCATATCAAGAGGATGTGACTGCCAGTTCACCCTCAATCTGGACCCAGGCGATCAGAGGCTCCTCACTCCCTCCCCGGTCCTTGGAATATACACTCTGTACACTGTTCCCATAGCAGGAGCCATTCAAGGATGCAGCTTTGAGAGAGGTAAGGTGTTATTGAAACTATCTACACAGAACATGTGACTGAACCCAGTTAAGGCCTCTATATAACCTTTAAGATTCTGGTGGGTGGGTACAATGCAGTCAGCCAAGATAAGCCTCATGTGTTATGTTCCCTGTCTTATTAAAACTGCTACCTTCCAACCTAGAGTGGTCTGCTTCTTTGGACTCTCCTTGCCCTCTATGTACAGGGCCAATTTGTGAACTAACAATTGGTGAGCCAGCCAAGAGACTGAAGAAATGGGCCTTGAGAAAGGAGCATCCCTAGAGGAACTCCAAGCTGAACATCTACCTCTATGTGGGGAAGGTGGCCTGTATGTCTGATGCCTGTGGACCACTACAGGAGAACAGGGATGCCCCGAAAAACTCTGGCTACTTTAACATGTTTGTTAGAGAAACTACACAGGCAACAAAGATGAGAAATGAGTGGCCACCACAGTGGGCAAGCCACTGGCCACAGACGCACTAGAGGCTGAAGCCTGAGTTAGCTGGAAGAGCTGAAGTTAGAGAAGAACATGCAGGTGTCCACTGCTCTGCCAGCTGAGAGACAAGGTATAAGTTGGAGACCTGAGCTTTTATGTAGCAAAGCTAGGAGAGCACAAGCTGCTGCAGATTAATGTCCAAGTGCTGTGACAAAGCCTGATTAGGACACTGAGAGACAGAATCCTTGGGAAAGTGAGAAGCACTAAGGGGAGGACGTCGTGGTGATTGACAATGAAACAGATGAAGCCCTCGACGCTGTCCAGCCcctaatacaaagaaaaattttcatcAGTAATTACTCTAGACTTATGGTAATAGAGAAATACACCCCAAAACTTCTAAGAGAAAACTTccattctttctctgtctcttgaaATTGTAAATCTTACCATGTGTTTGAAATGTAAATATCACAGGAGATAATTAAAACATTGCCCATAGATTGAAGAAAAAGGGTGCGGAGGGGTGTGAAAACAGCTTGCTATAGGACCGCCCTCCCACAAAATCTAGTCTTCAGCGTCCATCAAAGGCAAGTACAAAAAAAACTGTTTTGGCCATGCTGCGAGGCTTGagtgatcttagttctccaaccagagattgaactcatggcccctgcagtggaagcatggagtcctgatcactgcgccaccaggaaattcccaaatttttaaagtcttctctACAAATATTAGTAAAAGGCTTTAGCCATGTAAGTGGATACCTGATTCATGGCTAAAGTTTTGGAGAGACAGCTATGGATTCTTTGTTTGTGTCTATCTGTATTTCATATGTCTATGGATGTATGTTATAAATATAGGTGATATTTTTCTATCTCCACAGTTGTCAAAATCAATTTGTAGAAAAGCTCTATTTAGTTGGCCTAAAGAAAAATAAGCTTTGATATCAGTAGTGTACTTATGAAAGCTAAACAACTGTCTTTCATGTGCTCAAAGGACAAAGGTTTGCTGGACTACTGGTCTGTTCCTTACGGGACTGTGAGAGGCTTTTATTACCTTTTGAGTAACCTGCCTAGAAAAAGATTCTGTGTTTTATCAAAATTTCTTGTGCTTCATGTTATCTTTCTCAGGTCTTtgattcacaaaatatttttttgtatttgccTTTGATGAAAGCTGAGGACTAGATTTTGTGTGAGGGCGGTCCTATAGCAGACTGTTttcacacccctccccaccctctttcTTCAATCTGTGGGCAACGTTTTAGTTATCTCCTGTGATATTTACATTTCAAACACATGGTAAGTTTACAATttcaagagagaaagaatgaaagtttTCTCTTAGGAGTTTTGGGGGTGTATTTCTCTATGAGTCTTCTCTATTAAAAGGGctaagtttggggttttttttttatcaattatgTAACTTTCTGTATTTGCCTTTGGAGTCTTTGTAACTTAAGTTAAATAGAAAACTATTAATTCACAGTGACCTTAGATCCTATTTAATCGTGTTTTAAAACCTTTTGGTATTTTTGATAAGCTCTCCAAAAATCTATTcgtaaataaagttttgttgacCTAGAACTaactctgggattttccagagaacctctactgctactactgctgctaagtcacttcagtcgtgtctgattctgtgagaccccatagacggcagcccaccaggctccaccgtccctgggattctccaggcaagaacactggagtgggttgccatttccttctccaatgcaggaaagtgaaaagggaaagtgaagtcgctcagtcgtatccgactcttcgcgaccccatggactacagcccaccaggccctccgtccatgggattttccaggcaagagtactggagtggggtgccactgccttctccgagagaaccTCTAGAACAATTcaaaagatatattttctttccttataaaagagagatattaaactaattagcctgtttaatatattaaattatatgggAAGCATTATCAAATAAGAAGTGATGTTAAACTTTCTTTGGGGTATATTTGTATGAGATTTCTAAAAATCTGCTATGTCTTAGTATAATGTTatcaactataatttttaaatgtgtatccaaaaaaatcacatttccttGTCAACTGAATTATAATGAACTCTCATAAGATCTTTAGCTATAGtcatttaaaaggttttttttgtcatttacagTCATTGATTTACTCTGATGATTTGCAAAACTGTTCCTGCAAGTGtttcatcttggacttcccttgtggtccagtggtgaggaatccgcctgccagtgtagggcacacaggttcgatccctggtccaggattccacatgctacaggcaactgagcctgcacaccacaactaagcctgtgcttaGATCCCacgagtcacaactactgagcccaagtgccgcAACCAGCCTGCATACCCTAGAGCCTACAGAAGGCACTGCAACACAAAGCTCAGCACCGCAACTAGAACAGCCTccgctcactgcagctagagaaagcctgctcacagAAATGAAGACCTGGTACAgcgaaaaagaaattattttttttaaatgtgcttcATCTTCAAGGAGATTTATGGAAAACTTTTTACAAGCATAAGTTACTGATAACTAAGATCAATTTGCCTTCACGTGAGAGGGGCAGTACTGGACATTTCAAGGACTGCCCCGCGGCTACCTGCACAACCCCACATGCTTGGGTGATAGCCCAAGACCTGTCCCTGTTTCCTTTCCCCACTCTGATAAAAACAGGTCCATTACATCAATGATTTGATACTGTGAACATGTGACGACTTGCCCCTGCTGTAGGACACTCTGCAGGCTTTGTCGGAACATCCATGAGGGAGAAGGTGGGCAGTACATTCACAGAAAATTCAAGGCCCAGACACCTAGGTAAAGTTTTTGGCAGTCCTTTGGTCAGATAAATTGTCCCAGAAGTTGTCACTGATAAGGTACAAGCTTATCCAAGCCCTAAGAATGTGAAACAGGTGCAAGCCTTTGTAGGAATTTGGAGGTTTTGGAGGACTTTTATTCCCCGCCTGGCACAGTGCCTCCATCCCTTGTATCACCTGGTAAAGACAAGGCATACGTGCGACTGGGGATTACAGCAGCAGTCTTATTAGAGCAGCAGATTATTTTGCCTTTGAGATGGCAAAAAATACTAGTGAAGCAAATTAAAGCTCTGGGCACTTCCCAAGCTGGGCTCCCATTTGAGTTAGACGCACCTATTACCCCGGAAGCTCTGAGTTGGGCACTGTGGTAGAGAAGGAGAGTTCCCCTAGGATTTTGGTTCCGGCTCTGGAAGAGGGCAGAAACCCAATACACCCCACAGAACAGCAGCTTCTAGCACTGTACACAATGCTCCTCTGGGCAGAGCTTCTCACAAAGGAAGAGCACATCATGGAAAGAACTTCCCTTCCTTTGAAGGGGTTGTTAAGAATAAGTTCCATCTACCCACCTCTGCCATGGCTCAAACCCTCACAATGACTAAATGACCTGTCCATTTGTAGCAGATGAGCACCCTACCACCAGTCCACTGTCTCTAGAAATGTGGGTGCTCCTAGGCcctatccctggaggaggaaatggcaacccacttcagtattcttgcctggagaatcccatggacagagccaccATCTTGGTCCCCTCCATTGGCCTGGAGGACATTAAAACATACAGACAGGCCCTTACTCAGTTCATCCAGCAAGTCTTAAATGACAGTGTGCAAAGCCTGTCTTAACCGAACACTAAAATAATCTTCAATGAGAAAAGCTGTCCTCTAAAACAGAATAGCCTTGGACATTATTACTGCCTCATAAGGGGACTTAGTAAATCAATGGTTCAAATTATGGGGCTCTTGATGGAGACAACTGTTATTTATTTTGAGAATCATCttaatctgtcttttctcttgcATGTGCCTTTATATTGTTGCTGTGGCATCTGCCTCCACTGCAGTCAGATAGCTGCCAAACAAGCCACCTCCATGTGGCAGAACCACTTGCTGACTTCTCAGGGCACACTTCTGACCCTGCAGAAGGAGAGGGGGTGAGATTGTAAGGGCTGGTCACAAGGGATGGAGTATTGGAGGAGGTTTTGACCATCAGTTGACACTCCGGCTGATCCCAGCAATTGCAAGCTCCTCACCCCtgcccctgtccttgggatttacACTCTCCCTACTGTCCTCACATTAGGGGCTGTTCCAAGGACAGCAGCCTTGAGAGAGTAAGGGGTTGTTCAGACCATCTGAACTGAACCACGTGACTGTACCTAGTTAAGGCctctatatataattttaaaattctggtggACAAGAACAGAGATCTACTCATCTTGCAACCACCCAAGATAGGCCTCAAACTCTGTTGCTCATTACACCTGCCATATACCAATCTGAGTGCTTGGccttttttttgtcttcctttccttctgtgtACAGGAGCCAGTTTTCAAACACAGTATTGTGTACCCAATACTGTGGCAGAACTAAGgcagcagatttttaaaaaagacactaTCTTTCTTAACTATCCAGATGAGGGAAACCACAGTGATAATGTAAAGGGCAGTCTGAAATGTGGTTTGACCTACTGCCACAGTCGTGGTTTTAGACCTGGAAGGGGTATTAGAGATTCTTTCATTACAATCTCCTTTTACAAACGAGGAAACAGATTCAGAGCACCAAAATCCAGATCACCTAACCCTATGCAACTTATGCTATGTCATGAGACATAAAGCATATTCTCACTAACCAATAAATGGTGGATTGTGGGAGCACTAAAACCATGAGTAATATCTGACATGGGACATCATGCTGGAAGGAAGTCTAGAAAGAACCGATTCTAGActtttccttttacagagaagaCTGGGCTCAGAAACTGATTCTTCTCCACAAGACGAGAAAGGAGTCCTCTTATCTTGAAAGACAATCCCTCTGGCTAGCAGGACCACTTTCTGGCTCTCTCTTCCTGTACTTTAGTTACCTCTTATTACAGCACTGTaacaatatatttgaattttctgtttatCTGTCTTTCCACTGGCCCGCTGCATCTATACAGGGATGGTTTACTTCTGTGTCTGTCCTGCTACCTAGCCACAGGGCGTAGCACTCAGTAAGAGCAAAGAAAATCTCTTAAATGATAATCACCCTGCACCtccaagaaaaagagacaaagccCCCAAACTGGTGAAGAACTCCTAATGGAAGCTTAAAATAAGCACCGATTCCCCGGGAGAAAATGGGACTAAAGAGCCACACACAGTCCCTATCAGTGTCCCCCGCGTATACCTGCGACACAGCTGTCGTTCATTCTGTCTGTATGTGTAGggtactcgctcagtcgtgtcccactctttgcgaccctgtggatttaacccgccaggctcccgtccatgggattttccaggcaagagtactagagtgagtcATTTATTGCTGCCCAGAAACAAGACACAACCCCTACAGTCGCGGAAAGGCAGCCACCGACAAAGGTAAGTCCACGTGGCGTGGGACGAGAGCTGACAGGTTTGGACCAGTCGTCAGGCGATTCCCCCCCATCCGATCCCCCGGCCACCTCTCTGACAGAACAAGTCCCACCTCTTCACCTCCTCCTTCCCAGACTCCACTCGTTTCCCTTTCCTCTCAGGAGCCCGACCTCTTCTTACCAACCCTCCTGCTTCCTGGGCTTCAACACCGTCTGCGGCCGCCAGCACCGGAAACGCGCCCCGGCTCCTCCAGTTTCCCGGTACCTACCCGCGCGGAACGCTTCTGCCTAGATCGGTTGCAGGAGGGTCCGTTTTGCTGAACACCGCTCGCCTACGCTTCCTCCTGACAGTCCGGCGTCATTCTAGGGAACAGCAGCTGATCTTGTTTTTCCCTGCTCTTCCGGCAAGCTACCTTCCgccattttaaaagctttatttctttggttaagattctgtgcctCAACTTTCTTTTTCTCGACCAAATTGGCTCCCGAGAGGTGGCGCTCACGCAAAGTCTGAAGAGCTTCTGACCTAGAAGTAGACCGTAGCCCTCCTTTTACATTCACTCTTTATTTCCAGCCTGCCAAGCAAATTTACTTATCCAAGTACCGTCTGTGTACCAGGCGCTATTTCAGGGTCTGGGGTATGACAATAAGTTTTCTTGAAGCTGGCGATGGGATTGAGAATGGGGATAAACTAATGAGCAAATTCGTATGCAATGTATTATgtaaatgctgttttaaaaagcaggatTGAGGGGAAGGTAGAGAAGTAAACTAAACGCtcaaggagggacttccctggtggcacagtggataagaatctgcctgccaatgcaggggacacaggttcgattcctggttcaggaagatttccCCATGCCAGGAGCAACTAAGACCTGTGACCCACATCTGTGGGGCCCGcccaccgcaactactgaagcccatccACACAGCTAGAGGCCAAtgttccacaataagagaagccaccatgatgagaagccagggcaccacagctagagagtagttcCCCTTGGTGGAACTGCAGAAAACCCAGGCaaagcgacaaagacccagcacagccaaaacttattatttttaagtagcatGGAAGAGGTCAGGTTTCTGAAACACATACatacaagcacacacatacacagaacatCCTAGGAAGATCTGGTAGAACATTTAAATCCAAAAGACATAGACAACTAAAAGTTTCCCAGTAGAAggcctttatttaaaaacagaattctgaAGATATTTTTATCAAGCCAGCTTTATAATTTAGCTTCATGTAGGATAAAAGAGTTTCCTCGTTTTTAGGGcatggttttctttaatttccaaTTAAGTAAATGCTTGTAAGTTTTGTATGTACATTAACCTGACTGGAGTATTAGATGAAGTTTGgcaatttattgtttttttttttaacctttatttctCATTCTGAAGTCGGTTTGTCAAACTAAAATTGCTAGTGATGATCTTGTATTGAGCCAATGCTCTCAATATATTGAGCCAAGCTTGAGAGCGTGACTCCCCTAGGTTTGACCCCAGAGTTGTGTGAGTCCCGTCTATGTGTCTTGGGTTCTCCCGGTGGCACATAAGACTACCATGGGTGATCAGATTGCAGAATTGCCGGttctgttgggtttttttttttttttaatttaaagtttttattttgtattggagtatagccgattaacaatgttgtgatggtttcaggtgaacagcaaagggactcagccatacatataaatgtatcgaTTCTCTCGAAGTCCCCCTACCATCCAGGTTGGCACATAACatcgagtagagttccatgtgctgtacaatagtccttgttggttatctgttttcaatagtgtgtacatgaccttcagAAGTCTCTAACTTTCCTGTCCCCCTGGtatccataaatttgttttctaagtctgtgcatctctttctgtttgtaagtaagttcaattgtatctttctttttagaTTACAAATATAACTGATgttatacaatatttctcctctgtctgacttatttcactcagtatgacaatctctaggtacatctgtgttgctgcaaatggcattatttcattctatttaatggctgagtcatattccattgcatatacgTACCACATGTtcttggggcttcctgggtggcctGAAAGAACCTGcattccagtgcaggagatgtaagagatacaggttccatccctaggtcaggaagattccctggagaaggaaatggcaacccactccagtattctcacctggagaatctcatggacagaggagcctacagtccatggggtcacaaagagtcagacacgactgaaataacTTAGCATGCCCTCATGCACAAAATCCATTTTCTATTGacggacgtttaggttgcttccatgtcttggctactgtaagctgtgttgtaatgaacattggggtgcatgtatcctttcaggtcatctttttctctggatatgtgcccaggaatgggattacagggtcacatggtagctctatttttagtttattaaggaacctctatactgttctccatagtggctgtaccaatttacatccccaccaacagtgtaggagggttcccttctctccacaccctctccagcatttgttgtttgtggatttttttttggtaacagccattctgaccggtgtgaggtgatagc from Bos mutus isolate GX-2022 chromosome 19, NWIPB_WYAK_1.1, whole genome shotgun sequence encodes:
- the NME1 gene encoding nucleoside diphosphate kinase A, whose product is MANSERTFIAIKPDGVQRGLMGEIIKRFEQKGFRLVAMKFMRASEDLLKEHYIDLKDRPFFAGLVKYMHSGPVVAMVWEGLNVVKTGRVMLGETNPADSKPGTIRGDFCIQVGRNIIHGSDSVESAEKEIALWFRPEELVNYKSCAQNWIYE